The Bradyrhizobium guangxiense genomic sequence CAGGCCTTGCGCTCACCATCCTCGGCGTCGGGATCTCAGGCCTGATCGGCGCTGGCTTCGTCGGCGAGCGCATCACGCCGGCCGCGCACCTCAATCTTCCTGTGCTGACGGACATTCCGCTGATCGGCCGTGTGCTGTTCGGTGAGGACGGCTTTGTCTATTTCTCGGTCGCGCTGATCGTCGGCGTCGGGTGGTTCCTGTACCGCACGCGGGCGGGACTGATCCTGCGCGCCTGCGGCGACAATCACGTGTCCGCGCATGCGCTCGGCTATCCCGTGCTGCGCATCCGCACCCTCGCCGTGATGTTCGGCGGCGCCTGCGCCGGCCTTGCCGGCGCCTATCTGCCGCTTGCCTATACGCCGTTTTTCATTCCAGGCATGACCGCCGGCCGCGGCTGGATCGCGCTGGCGCTGGTGGTGTTCTCGTCCTGGCGTCCCGGCCGGCTCGTGGTCGGCGCCTATCTGTTCGGCGCCGTGACGATCCTGCAGCTGCATGCTCAAGGATGGGGCGTCGGCATTCCCTCGCAATTCATGTCGGCGCTGCCTTATCTTGCGACTGTCATCGTTCTCATTCTGCTCTCCCGCGCGCGCAGCGGCGGCTCGACCGCACCGGCCGCGCTCGGCACCGTGTTCGTACCTGACCGCTGAATTTCATTTCCGCGACGGGCGCGATGGGGCGCGCGCGTTGCGGATCGAGGCTTTCCCCTGATGTTGGAGATCGATGATGAGGAAATCACTTCTTGCGTTGGCCGCCGGATTCTTGCTCGCCGGCAGCATCAGTGCAGCCTCCGCCGCCGACAGGCTCAAGGTCGGCTTCATCTATCTGGGTCCGATCGGAGACCTCGGCTGGACCTACCAGCACGATCTCGGGCGCCAGGCGCTGGTGAAGGAGCTCGGCGACAAGATCGAGACCACCTATCTCGAGAACGTGCCCGAAGGCCCCGACGCCGAACGCTCCATCGAGCAGCTCGTCCGCGCCGGCAACAAGCTGATCTTCACGACGTCGTTCGGCTACATGGATCCGACGCTGAAGGTCGCCAAGAAATATCCGAACGTGCATTTCGAGCACGCCACCGGCTACAAGCGTAACCCGAACATGTCGACCTACTCGGCGAAATGGTTTCAGGGCCGCTACATCCAGGGCCTGATCGCCGCCAAGATGTCGAAGTCGGGTGTGCTCGGCTATATCGGCTCGTTCCCGATTCCGGAGGTGGTCTCTGGCATCAACGCGACGATGCTGGCGGCGCAGACCATCAACCCCAACATCAAGGTCAAGATCATCTGGGCCAACACCTGGTTCGACCCGGGCAAGGAGGCCGACGCGGCCAAGGCGCTGATCGACCAGGGCGCCGACGTGATCATGCAGCACACGGATTCGCCAGCGGCGATGCAGATCGCCAGCGAGCGCGGCAAGCTGGCCTTCGGGCAGGATTCCGAGATGATCAAGTTCGGGCCCAAGACCCAGCTGACCTCGATCCTCGACACCTGGGGCCCCTATTACATCGAACGCGTCAAGGCCGAGCTGGCCGGAACCTGGAAGTCCGAGGATAGCTGGGGCGGCCTCGACAGCCACATGTTCGCGATGGCGCCCTATACCAACATGCCTGACGACGTGAAAAAGATGGCGGAGGATGCCCAAGCCGCGATCACCGCAGGCAAGCTGCATCCGTTCAAATGCCCGATGATTGGGCAGGACGGCAAGCCGGTCGAGTGCAAGGGCGGCGATCACCTCGACGACGGCCAGATCCTCGGCATGAATTTCTACGTCAAGGGCATCGACGACAAGCTGCCGGGCAAGTAGCACGCTTCTTGCTTTACCCAAATCACCTGCTCCTCCCGGAGGAGGTTCGGAGGGGGTGGCCAGAAGCACCCGGCACTTATGGTCGCCCCCTCTTTCAATCTTCTTCCTCTATCCCGCCTGCAGCGCCCGCGCTGCGGAACCGTGGCGACGGATGAGATCGGCGACATCGAGGCCCGGAATTGCGCCGTCGATCACGGCCCATTGTCCGGCCACCATCACCCGGTCGGCCCGATGCGCCCCGCACAGCACCAGCGCAGCCAGCGGATCGCCATGGCCGGAGAAGCGCAGCTCGTCGAGCTTGAATAGCGCAAGATCGGCCGCCTTGCCGCGCGCGATCTCGCCGAGTTCCGGGCGGCCGACGCAGCCCGCCGAGCCCTTGGTGGCCCAGCGCAGCGCGTCCTTGTGGCTGACCTTGGTGACGCCATAGCGCGCCCGTTGCAGCAGGAAGGCGGCGCGGACCTCCTGCATCAGGTTCGAGCCGTCGTTGGAGGCCGAGCCGTCGACACCAATGCCGATCCCGACGCCAGCCTCCTCCATCTCGCAGACCGGACAACAGCCGGACGCCAGCAGCTGGTTGCTGCAGGCGCAATGGCTGATGGTCGTCCTGGCCTTGCGGAGCCGCTTCATTTCGCCGGCGTTGAAGAATATGCCGTGTGCGAGCCAGGTTCGCGCATTGAGCCAGCCGCATTGCTCGAGATAGTCGAGCGGGCGGCAGCCATACATTTGCTCGCAGAACCTGTTCTCGTCCTCGGTCTCGGCGAGATGGGTATGCAGACGCACGTCGAGTTTGTCGGCGAGATCGGCGGTCGCGCGCATCAACGACGTCGTCACCGAAAAGGGCGAGCACGGCGCCAGCGCGATCTGCACCATGGCATCCGGACCGCGCTGGTGGTGCTTTGCGACCACGCGCGCGCTGTCGGCGAGGATCGTGTCCTCGTCCTGCACCACGCTGTCGGGCGGCAGGCCGCCGTCGCGCTGCGACAGGTTCATCGAGCCGCGCGTCAGCAGCACGCGCAGGCCCAGCCGCTTGGCCACCGCCACTTCGATATCCACGGCGTCCTCGAGTCCTGCCGGAAACACGTAATGATGATCCGTGGTGGTGGTACAGCCCGACAGCAGGAGCTCGGACATCGCCACGGTGACGCCGAGCTCGAGCGTTTCCGGCGTCAGCCTCGCCCAAACCGGATACAGCGCCTGAAGCCAGGGGAACAGCTCGCGGTCCAGCGCCGCCGGCAACGCCCGCGTCAGCGTCTGGTAGAAGTGATGATGGGTGTTGATCAGGCCTGGCAGCACCACGTGCTCGCTGGCATCGAACATCGCGACATCGGTGGCCGCGGGCGTAGCGCCGGCCGGCACCAGCTCGACGATCCGGCCGGCCTGCACCACGACGCCACGCTCGGCACCGTCGGCGAGTATGGCCAGGGGATCCCTGATCCAGATCGACCTTGAATCGCTCATGATCCGACTTTCTCCTCACATTCGCTGGAGACGGGGCCGCAAGGCGGACGCGGGTCCGATCGCGGCCTTGCTGCGACCTGTCGTTGCGACTTCTTCTTGCGACTTGGCTCCGGTCTTGCAAGACTTTCCGTCGGACGATTCACCCGACCGAAGCATGGGCGCAGCCATGGATTTGAATACCATCACAGCGGTCGCCCATCCGCAAACGCGTACGCAACTGCCGGCTTGGACGGCAGGCGATGCCTGGCTCGCGGGCGGCACGTGGCTGTTCTCGGAGCCGCAGGTCCATCTGAAACGGCTGATCGATCTGACCGACCTGAAATGGCCGGCGCTGACGATCACCGACAACCATCTCTCCATCGCCGCCACTTGCACCATCGCAGAGCTCGATGGGCTTGCCTGCCCGTCCGACTGGCTCCCCGCGCCGCTGATCAACCAATGCTGCCGGGCCTTTCTTGCTTCGTTCAAGATCTGGAAGACCGCAACCGTCGGCGGCAATCTCTGCATGTCGCTGCCGGCAGGACCGATGATCTCGCTCACCTCCGCGCTCGACGGCGTCTGCACCATCTGGAAGGCCGGTGGCGGTGAGCAGACGATTCCGGTCGTCGACTTCGTCACCGGCAACCAACGCAATCGCCTGACGCCGGGCGACCTGATCCGGCAGATCGATATCCCGATCGCTGCGATGAAGCGCCGCACGGCGTTTCGCCAGATCTCGCTGGCACCGGTCGGCCGCTCGGCGGCGCTCCTGATCGGCAGCCTCGATACCGATGGCACGCTGCTGCTCACGGTCACCGCATCGACGGTACGGCCGATCCGGCTGTCCTTCCGCAAGGCCCCGGACGCCGATGTGCTTTGCGACGCCATCGCGCAGCAGATCACGGATGATTTGTACCACACCGACATCCACGGCAAGCCGCTATGGCGCAAGCACATGACCTTCCGGCTTGCCGAGGAGATTCGCCGCGAATTGCTCGGAGCTATGCCGTGAGCTTCGAGATCAACGGCAAGACGTTTGCGCAGCGGCCGCGCGCCGGCCAGTGCCTGCGCACGTTCCTGCGCGAGCTCGGCCATTTCGGCGTAAAAAAGGGCTGCGATGCCGGTGACTGCGGCGCCTGCACCGTGCTGCTCGACGGCGAGCCGGTGCACAGCTGCCTGATCCCGGCCTTCCGCGCCGACGCACGCGCCATCACCACGATCGAAGGTCTCGGCGGTGAGCATGGCACGCATCCGATGCAGCAAGCCTTCCTCGATGCGCAGGGCTTTCAATGCGGCTTCTGCACCGCCGGCATGATCCTGACCTGCGCCTCGCTGAACCAGGCGCAGCGCACCGATCTCGGCTCCGCGCTGAAGGGCAATATCTGCCGCTGCACCGGGTACCGGGCGATCGAGGATGCGCTGCTCGGCAAATCCAATGTCGAGTCGAGCGTCGAGCCCGGCGCCGCCTTCGGCCGCAGCTTGCCGGCGCCGGCAGGCCCCGACATCGTCCGCGGCGGGGGGCGCTACACCTTCGACACCGCGATCGACGGCCTGCTGCACATCAAGCTGCTGCGTTCGCCGCACGCCCACGCCAGGATCGTCGCGATCGACAAGTCCGACGCGCTGAGCGTTCCCGGCGTGCATGCGGTGCTGACGCATGAGGATGCGCCGTCGGTGCTGATCTCGACCGCGCGCCACGAAAAGGACTGGATGGACCCCGAGGACACCCGCGTTCTCGACGACGTGGTCCGCTTCATCGGCCAAAAGGTCGCCGCGGTTGTCGCCGAGAGCGAAGGCGCCGCCGAGGAGGCGTGCCGGCGGATCAAGGTCGCGTACGAGATCCTGCCGGCGCTGATCGACCCTGAAAAGGCGATGGCACCGGGCGCTCCGATCGTTCATCCCGACCGCACCACTGCCAATCGCATCGCAGATCCCGAGCGTAACCTCGCGGCGGAGACGCATGGCGAGTATGGCGACGTCGCGGCGGCGCTCGCGGCGTCCGCCGCCACCTATGAAGCCACCTTCCACAGTCATCGCGTACAGCACGCCGCACTGGAGACGCATGGTGGCCTCGCCTGGCTCGATGAATCCGGCGTGCTGAACGTCCGCACCTCGACGCAGGTGCCGTTCCTGACCCGGCGCGCGCTGTCCGAAATCTTCAAGCTTCCCCTGGACAAGGTCCGCGTGTTCTGCGAGCGCGTCGGCGGCGGCTTCGGAGGCAAGCAGGAGATGTTCGTCGAGGATATCCTGGCGCTTGCCGCGCTCAGGACCGGACGCCCGGTGAAGCTGGAGCTGACCCGCGAGGAGCAGTTTATCGCGACATCGACGCGGCACCCGATGCGGGTCCACATCAAGGCCGGCGCGGACGCCGACGGCAAGCTCACCGCGCTGCAGCTCGAGGTGCTTTCCAACACCGGCGCCTACGGCAATCATGCCGGGCCCGTGATGTTCCACTCGCTGGCGGAATCCATTGCCGTCTACAATTGCCCGAACAAGCGGGTCGATGGCTACGCGGTCTACACCAACACGGTGCCGGCGGGTGCGTTTCGCGGCTATGGCCTGCCGCAGACACAGATCGCGGTCGAGGCAGCGATCGACGAGCTGGCAAAGCAGCTCGGCATCAGCCCTTGCGAGATGCGTCGACGCAATATCGTCAAGCCCGGCGATCCCATGCTGTCGCCGCCGCCGTCCGAATATCACGACGTGCTCTACGGATCCTATGGGCTCGACCAGTGTCTCGACCTCGTCGAGCGCGCGATGCAGGCGGACGGCCCGCGGCCGGAGCTGTCGCCCGAATGGCTGATAGGCGACGGCTTCGCTCTGACCATGATCGACACGGTGCCGCCGGCGGGACACCTCGCCGACGCCACGATCGCGCTCAACGGGGACGGCAGCTTCGATCTCACCGTCGGCACCGCCGAGTTCGGCAACGGCACCAGCACCGTGCACCGTCAGATCGCAGCCGCCACGCTCGCGACCACGGTCGACAGAATGCGCCTGCGCCAATCCGACACCGCCCATGGCGGCCACGACACCGGCGCCTATGGCAGTGCGGGCACCTTCGTCGCCGGCAAGGCGACGCATGCGGCGGCCATGCAGCTCGCGGCCGAGCTGAAGGCGGCCGCCGCAGGCGCGTGGCTGTGTGACGTCGGGACCTGTGTGCTCGAGGACAATGCCGTCGTCAGCGGCGTCCGGCGCATGTCCTTCCTGGAGCTGGCGAAACTTGCGCGCGAACGCGGGCAGCCCTTTGCAGGCAGCGGCAATTCCGGCGGCACGCCGCGGTCGGTCGGCTTCAACGTGCAGGGCTTTCGCGTCGCCGTGAACAAGGGCACCGGCGAGCTTAGGATTCTCAGGAGCGTACATGCCGCCGATGCAGGAGTCGTCGCCAATCCCATGCAGTGCCGCGGTCAGGTCGAGGGCGGCGTCGCGCAGGCGCTCGGTGCGGCGCTGTACGAGGAGATGGTGATCGACGCGACCGGTCGCGTCACCAACGCGAAATTCCGTGACTACCACCTGCCCTCTTTCGCCGACGTGCCACGCACCGAGGTGTTCTTTGCCGAGACGTCCGACACCATCGGCCCGTTGGGCGCAAAGTCGATGAGCGAGAGCCCCTACAATCCGGTCGCCGCCGCGCTCGGCAACGCCATTGCCGATGCCACCGGCATCCGCTTCACCGCGCCGCCCTTCAAGCCGGATCGGCTGTTTCCAGCCCTGCTCGACAAATTCGGCGGCTAGCTGCCGCGATAGGTCGAATAGCTCCACGGCGTGATCAGCAGCGGCACGTGATAGTGATCTTCTGGCGCGCTGATTCCGAAGCGCAGCGGGACTTCGTCGAGGAACGGCGGGGCGGCGAGTTGCAGGTTGCGCTCCGCGTAATATTTGCCGACGCTGAAGCGAAGCTCGTAGCGGCCGATCGGCAGCGGACGCCCGCCGATCAACGGCTGGTCGGTGCGACCGTCTGCGTTGGTGACGGTGCGCGCGATAATCCGATTCTCGCCGAGCGCGGAGAGCTCGACGAGCTCCACCGGGATGCCGGGCGCGGGCTTGCCGGCGTGATTGTCCAGCACATGCGTCGAGAGCCGGCCATGCACTTTCAGTTTGTCGTCGGCGACGACGAGCTGATGGAGCCGCAGCGCCGAGATGCGGCCGATCTCCTCGATCGCGCGCCGCGTCTCGGTCTTGGCGATATTGAGCAGTCGCGTCTCGAAGTCGCGCAGCACGGAGTCCTTGGTGTGACGGCGCACGCAGACGATATAGGGGAAGCCGAATTTTTCGCGGTATGCGTTGTTGGCGCGCTCGAACGCGGCGTATTCGGCATCCGACAAGCGGTCGAGACCGGCGCCGGTCTGCTCGTCGGTCGATTCCGCCGTCAAGCCCGCTGCGCGCTGGGTCTTGTTGGCGAGATCGGGATGCGCCCGGATCAGCGCGAGCTGTACGTCGGGCTCTGCACTCTGGATCGCCGCCATCAGCGCCGTATGCAGCTGGTTGATGCCGGTGAATGGCCGCTGTTCCGCGAGCTTCTCCGCAATCCACGGCGAATACTCGACAACATTGGCGAGCGCGGCGACGAAGTCGGCCTTGCTGGCAACATTGAGATCGGCGAGTGAAATTTGCGGCATTGTCCTCACTCGATCTCGAACGCATCGGCGGCGAGATGGGCGTGCTTGTCGTGCCAGTGCTGCGCGATCTGCAATCGCGTCGGCACCCAGACGCGCTCGTGCTCGCCGATATAGTCGAGGAATCGGATCAGGCCCGCGGCGCGGCCGGGCCGGCCGGCGAGACGGCAGTGCAGCCCGACCGACATCATCTTCGGCGCTGTCTGCCCTTCCGCATAGAGCACGTCGAAGGCATCCTTCAGATAGGTGAAGAACTGCTCGCCTTCGGCAAAGCCCTGCGGATTGATGAACCGCATGTCGTTGGCATCGAGCGTATAGGGAATGACGAGCTGCTTGCCGCTCGCGCCCTTGATCCAATAGGGCAGGTCGTCGGCATAGGAGTCGCAGAGATAGAGGAAGCCGCCCTCCTCCATCAAGAGACGATTGGTGTTGATCGAGGAGCGCCCGGTGTACCAGCCGAGCGGGCGCGATCCGGTTGCCTCGGTATGG encodes the following:
- a CDS encoding ABC transporter permease; the encoded protein is MELVEAIILSVLAASTPLLIAATGELVAERSGVLNLGVEGMMIVGAACGFAGAWLTGSILIGALFGIIAGMLMSLVFALMALGLAVNQVATGLALTILGVGISGLIGAGFVGERITPAAHLNLPVLTDIPLIGRVLFGEDGFVYFSVALIVGVGWFLYRTRAGLILRACGDNHVSAHALGYPVLRIRTLAVMFGGACAGLAGAYLPLAYTPFFIPGMTAGRGWIALALVVFSSWRPGRLVVGAYLFGAVTILQLHAQGWGVGIPSQFMSALPYLATVIVLILLSRARSGGSTAPAALGTVFVPDR
- a CDS encoding BMP family ABC transporter substrate-binding protein — encoded protein: MRKSLLALAAGFLLAGSISAASAADRLKVGFIYLGPIGDLGWTYQHDLGRQALVKELGDKIETTYLENVPEGPDAERSIEQLVRAGNKLIFTTSFGYMDPTLKVAKKYPNVHFEHATGYKRNPNMSTYSAKWFQGRYIQGLIAAKMSKSGVLGYIGSFPIPEVVSGINATMLAAQTINPNIKVKIIWANTWFDPGKEADAAKALIDQGADVIMQHTDSPAAMQIASERGKLAFGQDSEMIKFGPKTQLTSILDTWGPYYIERVKAELAGTWKSEDSWGGLDSHMFAMAPYTNMPDDVKKMAEDAQAAITAGKLHPFKCPMIGQDGKPVECKGGDHLDDGQILGMNFYVKGIDDKLPGK
- a CDS encoding 8-oxoguanine deaminase, with amino-acid sequence MSDSRSIWIRDPLAILADGAERGVVVQAGRIVELVPAGATPAATDVAMFDASEHVVLPGLINTHHHFYQTLTRALPAALDRELFPWLQALYPVWARLTPETLELGVTVAMSELLLSGCTTTTDHHYVFPAGLEDAVDIEVAVAKRLGLRVLLTRGSMNLSQRDGGLPPDSVVQDEDTILADSARVVAKHHQRGPDAMVQIALAPCSPFSVTTSLMRATADLADKLDVRLHTHLAETEDENRFCEQMYGCRPLDYLEQCGWLNARTWLAHGIFFNAGEMKRLRKARTTISHCACSNQLLASGCCPVCEMEEAGVGIGIGVDGSASNDGSNLMQEVRAAFLLQRARYGVTKVSHKDALRWATKGSAGCVGRPELGEIARGKAADLALFKLDELRFSGHGDPLAALVLCGAHRADRVMVAGQWAVIDGAIPGLDVADLIRRHGSAARALQAG
- a CDS encoding FAD binding domain-containing protein produces the protein MDLNTITAVAHPQTRTQLPAWTAGDAWLAGGTWLFSEPQVHLKRLIDLTDLKWPALTITDNHLSIAATCTIAELDGLACPSDWLPAPLINQCCRAFLASFKIWKTATVGGNLCMSLPAGPMISLTSALDGVCTIWKAGGGEQTIPVVDFVTGNQRNRLTPGDLIRQIDIPIAAMKRRTAFRQISLAPVGRSAALLIGSLDTDGTLLLTVTASTVRPIRLSFRKAPDADVLCDAIAQQITDDLYHTDIHGKPLWRKHMTFRLAEEIRRELLGAMP
- a CDS encoding molybdopterin-dependent oxidoreductase, with product MSFEINGKTFAQRPRAGQCLRTFLRELGHFGVKKGCDAGDCGACTVLLDGEPVHSCLIPAFRADARAITTIEGLGGEHGTHPMQQAFLDAQGFQCGFCTAGMILTCASLNQAQRTDLGSALKGNICRCTGYRAIEDALLGKSNVESSVEPGAAFGRSLPAPAGPDIVRGGGRYTFDTAIDGLLHIKLLRSPHAHARIVAIDKSDALSVPGVHAVLTHEDAPSVLISTARHEKDWMDPEDTRVLDDVVRFIGQKVAAVVAESEGAAEEACRRIKVAYEILPALIDPEKAMAPGAPIVHPDRTTANRIADPERNLAAETHGEYGDVAAALAASAATYEATFHSHRVQHAALETHGGLAWLDESGVLNVRTSTQVPFLTRRALSEIFKLPLDKVRVFCERVGGGFGGKQEMFVEDILALAALRTGRPVKLELTREEQFIATSTRHPMRVHIKAGADADGKLTALQLEVLSNTGAYGNHAGPVMFHSLAESIAVYNCPNKRVDGYAVYTNTVPAGAFRGYGLPQTQIAVEAAIDELAKQLGISPCEMRRRNIVKPGDPMLSPPPSEYHDVLYGSYGLDQCLDLVERAMQADGPRPELSPEWLIGDGFALTMIDTVPPAGHLADATIALNGDGSFDLTVGTAEFGNGTSTVHRQIAAATLATTVDRMRLRQSDTAHGGHDTGAYGSAGTFVAGKATHAAAMQLAAELKAAAAGAWLCDVGTCVLEDNAVVSGVRRMSFLELAKLARERGQPFAGSGNSGGTPRSVGFNVQGFRVAVNKGTGELRILRSVHAADAGVVANPMQCRGQVEGGVAQALGAALYEEMVIDATGRVTNAKFRDYHLPSFADVPRTEVFFAETSDTIGPLGAKSMSESPYNPVAAALGNAIADATGIRFTAPPFKPDRLFPALLDKFGG
- the uraD gene encoding 2-oxo-4-hydroxy-4-carboxy-5-ureidoimidazoline decarboxylase, with translation MPQISLADLNVASKADFVAALANVVEYSPWIAEKLAEQRPFTGINQLHTALMAAIQSAEPDVQLALIRAHPDLANKTQRAAGLTAESTDEQTGAGLDRLSDAEYAAFERANNAYREKFGFPYIVCVRRHTKDSVLRDFETRLLNIAKTETRRAIEEIGRISALRLHQLVVADDKLKVHGRLSTHVLDNHAGKPAPGIPVELVELSALGENRIIARTVTNADGRTDQPLIGGRPLPIGRYELRFSVGKYYAERNLQLAAPPFLDEVPLRFGISAPEDHYHVPLLITPWSYSTYRGS
- the puuE gene encoding allantoinase PuuE, with product MTDARSPRDLRGYGRTPPHPQWPGNARVAVQFVVNFEEGGENNILHGDRASEAFLSDVLGAQPWPGQRHANIESMFEYGSRAGFWRLWRMFTARNWPTTVFGVATALKRNPEIVAAMKEAGWDIASHSLKWIEHKDMTEAQERAEIADAIRIHTEATGSRPLGWYTGRSSINTNRLLMEEGGFLYLCDSYADDLPYWIKGASGKQLVIPYTLDANDMRFINPQGFAEGEQFFTYLKDAFDVLYAEGQTAPKMMSVGLHCRLAGRPGRAAGLIRFLDYIGEHERVWVPTRLQIAQHWHDKHAHLAADAFEIE